The sequence ATGAAGGGATCAAAATATTCAATAGCATGAAGGAAAAATATTGTATTGAACCTGGAATCGAGCATTATGGGTGTTTGGTGGATCTATATGCACGATCAGGGAGGCTGGCTGAAGCAGAAGAAGTGGTTGACAACATGCCAATGAAACCAAGTCGATCCATATGGGGATCAATTGTGGGTGCTTGTAGAGCTCATGGAAACATGGAACTTGCAGAGAGAGCTTTGAGAGAGTTACTAAAGTTAGAACCTGAGGAACCAGGTGGATATGTTTTGTTGTCCAACATATATTCTACCTGGGGAAGATGGAGTTGTTCAGACAAGATTAGGGAACACATGGAAAGGAGGGGAGTAAAGAAGACTGCTGGTCGCAGCAGTGTGGTTATTGATGGAGCTTTTCATGATTTTGTGGCTGCAGATAAGCAGCATCCAAGATGGGAAGAGATTCAGTCCATATTGAATTGCATGAAAAGTGAAATGACCTCCAGCccttatttttcattcttcttgcAAATGTTACTATAGACCTATGTTGATTTCCTTTTGAGGCCTGACACTTGCTTTTTTACTTTGACGACAGTGATGCAGATATGGAATATTTTTAGTTTGCTGGTTATGTGAAATTAACTTCTTGTATGCTGTTCTTCTAGTATTTTCTCTTTACTGTGCGTCTTACTAATTCTCTTCAAGGAATTTTCCTAGTGGGCATTTGTTTTGCatataatttcatatagagCCTAGCCAAAAAATATTTACTGGCTTAGCATTGCTGTTTGTTCATCACTGTATTTCCATTTTATATTATTGCATTTGTTGGGATGGTGAACATGTCAGTCTAAGCTGGAGGGAAGTACACAGAGTAGGCAACAGGTTTGACAAACCTAATGCAGCATATTATGGCACTAGCAGATGGTTTCCATGCTGACAGTCCTCAGGGAGACTCATTTTCCTGTGTATGAGTGAAGGTAGTCTTGAATGCTATGTGACTCATATTTTGGTATCACTTATTCGTCTTTTGACTGCTCATGGTCAGGTGTTCTTTTAAACAATGAATTTCTATGTAGTTACAGTTTTGTTAGGTCTTCTTACCCAAAATAAATGCTTTGTAACTGAATGTTATAATGCTCAGATTTGGACTATTTGTGCCTTATGGGCAGAAAATGGTTGAGCAACCATTATATATGATATACACACTAATTGTTCTCCTGCGCCAGTGGATGGCTAGATATGAAGGCAAAATCATGTGATATGCATAGTTGCATGCTTTTCTAAAATTTCCAACGTACTCTCTTTGGGGTGGGGATTACAATACAATTGTATCCCCGAATCGAAGGCCATGGGCTGATCACCAAGAACTATTGAACCTCCCTCCTTTTGGGGAGAGGCAGGAAGTGCTAGTCAACCCACAGGCCGATGACTGCTGACATGAATCAGAAGTTTCTTATAGTTCCCTTAATACcaatttttcaaatagtttCATACTTCCATTGTACACATGCGCATGTACACccatatttattttgttttatatgcGCATAATTCATGACCTTACTTCTACCCCCATTTTTTGAAGGAAGGCCTTTTGAGCCATCATTGGTCTATGTATGATGCTGTGGTATGGCTTCCAAGTAATGAACCCAATTACCCAATGAATGACTAAAATATACTTgctatagtttttgttattgttttattatttgctAAGAACTTGTTATATGAATTAATGATGCTTCTTTTCGTTCATTTCAGGTGTGGCTCAACCTAACTACTTGGCAAGCTAGCTAGGCCAGCTTTGAGCATAAAGAGCAATGTTGAGAGGCTGAAGGGTGTAAATACGTTAATATTTGCTAAGTTGAAAGGTTTCTGTTGTCAGTGTCTTTCTTAAGAGTGCATCTGAAATCCATTACTAATTATTAAGTAAATCGTATGATTATTAAATGGATTACAAGTAAATCTTTTGAACTGCCACCTAACAATTTGAAAGGATTTCTTCCAAACGATATTGAAGAAAATTCTCGATTAAAAAGATTGAAGGATATCAAAACCCATCAAGGCAAACGTTACCTAGGATCCTTATATACTGCAATTTGGTTTTTATAGTGAACATGATCACATTTCTCCTTACATTGATCATTTCCCTAACCAATATTTCATTCAGTGCTTTTGGCACTCCACAACGTTGAGAAAGTGAACAAGTTCACACccttgtatatatattataaaaatcatTCTCCTACAATACAGTACAAGTCTTAAAGTCAGATTTGATGGATTTTCTAGTCGAGGTAGAACACTGAGTAAAGGCATCTTAGGTTTTAACTTTTTTGCTAACAAGGACTCTAAAGTCCACAATGAAGTCCTTGACTGAAATTGTAATCAGAGGTTAATTATCCTTGAATTGCTTTTAGAGAAAATGAGCATCCTTAAAAGTGTCCCATAGGGGTATACAACTCCAGCtgaaacaaattttttacaaagtTCGTATCTAATATGTCTAGTGTGACCTGTACAAGGAAAAACCACTGCCCCAAAATTATGTtaccaattataaaatatacTAATCTTCAAAAACATTTTACACCCTAATTATCAGATGATCTACGTCCAAAAACATCATCCGCCCTACTTATGATAGGTCTAAGTCAGCTCTGTCAATCTCCCCCCGCCTGCAAGCTCTGTGAGTTCATCATTCAAACATCTTTAATCACGTTTTACCCAGACTCTATTCACCCATTACTGCAAGTCCCCTCCATCGACTCAATTGCATTACTTAAGAATAGAAGAAAGCACATTCCATGACATATCTATACAGGACCCCCAAGAGACTCGCTGGCAAATACCAATATTTCAGAACCATATATTGCTACTGACAGTGTGCCAATTAATCACGTTGACCCAGAGCTTGCTGTAACCCCACCACCATCCCTTAACCCTTGAAGGAACGAATGCAGTGTTCTTTGCACACTATCTGCAACTATTCTCAATCTACCTTGACTAACATCTGCTGTTGAAGATCCATTAACCTCCACAGCTCGAGCCACCCTCAGTCTACATTTCTCCCAGTCATCAACACGGAACCAGCAAGCTCGGCCTCCATGGCTTCCTTCCATACCAAGAAAAGACACATTCTGGTTTTCTCCAAATGAATATCTTAACCTAACAGAAACACAGTAGGGCAACCAGGCAGCACCACCAGCGGCATTTATGTGAGGTATGTGTGCAGGATCCAGAACAACAGTGAGAGCAAAATCAACAGAATTATGGGGCCGATCATAATGGATATTGCTTTTCGCTACAGATGAGTTCTCAGAGTTTTCTTCCGTACTCAACCCTGTGTGATTTTCAAGACATAATTCAATACGTGGTTTCTGCGCAGGGGCTAAGTCTCCACCTTGTACCTGGGCTAATCCTTTTTTCCATGCTATTAATTTCAAGAATTCTCTTAGAATTGATATGGGTAAGGTGAGAAGAGTAATGAATGAGGCAACACGTGAAGCATCATATGGCTCCGATGCAACACGACGGCTGAAGTAGTCACATATCTCACTAATTTCAGATTGAGTAAGTTCCTCCTGTGCAGCAGCAGAGTTTGgctgctgttgttgttgctgctgttgATGATGGTGGAAGCGCTTCACACTGAGGacttgaagaagaagttgaaCTCTATGGACACTTACAGCAAATACATAGCCCCTGCAAAAAGGCATGCAATCAGATTTAGGAATCATATGACTTGAGAATGTAAGATGAGCAAGGAATTAGCAATTATATTTCTACATTATCCAAGCAGCATTAGAGGGCTTCCATTCCCTTATACAATGCAACAACTTATGAGAACACAAGCTttcaagaattttcttttttctaattcatggctttaacacctCAAATTGCCAACAACAGAAGTGAAGTGTGGACAAGGTCCAAGCAATCAAttcaaaaacaaccaaaaaggGTGGGGATCAAGATACAATTATGAATTTGAGGGTAACAACTAACAACTACATACAAGAAGTTGTAtaatacaaacaaacaaaaacagagtAGATCAGGTATCTCAATACCGATGGAGAAGGTGTCttgtaaaaaagttttacaTCCATATATCAGAAAATTGACACACACAACATGGTGAAATTTGTGAGGAGAAAACTGGAATTGATAAATAAATCCACTAAAAGAATGTTTAAACATTTTTCAAGTTGAGTAGTGTCAAGTTTCAACAGATCTACACATGATATGGCCTAGAGAACAATGATCTATGTCCTAAATGTTCCAGGGCCAACCATGTGCAGATCAACAAACAAACTATCCACATCTCAACACTATAGAATCATCATGCCAAGAGATTTGACATTAAGCCATAAATGGGGAGGCTACATCCTAAACTCCTAATGGTATAAGAAGCCACATCCTTACATTACAGCCATAAATCTTTTAATCTTCCCATTTTTTATAAACCCATTGATGTTCCATCTTAAAAAGCCCAATTTAAGAATTCCACTAGTTAGTAATCACACGCACATCTGTGCTTTCATTTTGATGTCATCAATGATAATATGAAGAAATTGAAACTAAGGCCCCGTTTGGTGCACCCacttaaacacatgttttcagtttttaaacaacattacacgtgtTTCCACACACTTTTCCACCTATACATAATTccacacatgttttcaaacaacaaaacacatgtttttaagtgcatgtaccaaacaccccctaattCGCAGAGCACACCATGTAAGATCATGGGCACCATTCTCTAAATAACATAAGGAGAAACAAAACGTAGAAAAAGGAAGGTTTTTAAGATGTGAACAGAAACAGCCAAAACAAACAGGAAACTATCTTACCCTACAAAGAAGCGCAAGGCAGGCTGCTCCTGGTCCAAATTTAGAAGTGCACCTTCATTGTCTTTCAAAATTGATCCTAGGATCTCTTTCAAAAGATTTGGTAGCTGGGCAAAGAGCCATAGCACTCCAAGGTACTTGAGTATACCTCTTAGAACCTTCTTTAGTGCAACCAGAGGAACCCAACCACCTCCATACCCTCCATCATCCCCGAGACCAATAATGGCAGTATTCAGTTCACCTCGCAGATGTGCAGGGACACTTGTGCCTGGGGATCTACGTAAAGCCACTCCAGAGCCCATAACAGCTAAATTTGAAGGTCCTAGAGCATTTCCCACACGGTTTATACCAGCTACTTGGTTTGCTGCCCTAGACATTGCAGCAGAACTAGGGAGGTTAACTCGGTTTCCATTGGCAGCAGACAATTGAGCAACTGTACTTGGGTTTTGACCATTTGAATTTGCTAGCCCAGCCATCTGTTGCGTACTGGCGAAATTAGGATCTAAACAATTGAGCTCTTGGGCAACATGCTCCATAATAAAAGGGCGAAACTGTGGACATGGCAATGACCCTCCAGCCGCAGAGCCCCCTTCGCCGGTGTTGCCGGTTGCAACCACACCTGATCTCCAGCAAAGCAGCGCATGTCAACCGCAAAGTGCTTACGATATATGATTCGTATCCAGTAAGGACCACGTAGCACAACTGAGACATCAATAGGCAACAAAGAGCTTGGAACAATGCCTGGGCCACCACGCCCAGCAGCATTTAACATTGGGGCTCCATGAAGGCTGTGATTGGGAGGACCTGTAGCTGAAGATGGAGTTGGGTTCCCTGGAGGAACAGAGGTAGCCTGACTAACATTTGTTGTCGAACTGCCAGGCAAGAGACCTGGAGATGTTATGTACCCTGGCTGTTTTGGGAAAGCTACCCCAGGGACCCCTGGAACAGGACCAGCTCGTGCTGGTCGAGTTGCACCTGAAAGAGCATGCAAGGGCCCTGTAGTGAGGCGAATGCAGTCCAAAAGTGATGCAACTTCAGCTCCATTTATGAAATCTTCCAGAAACTGTACAGAACAGAAAAGGCTTCAtatacacaccaaaaaaaaaaaaaggcttcatATATAAATTCACatgaaaattttgcattttttttttgtggggtggGGTAAGAGATACATATCTTATTGTCAATaataaacacaaatataaaaGTACTATGAATTTAAGGAAAAAGATAATCTTGCACAAAACATCTTGACATTTCACAGGATTTACTGTTCTAAATAACAACGCTGGCACATAACATAAATCCATTTCTGAAATTCCATGAAAACATGGTTGCACTGTCCTTGATAATGAAATTTTCTGGAAAGGGTGCAAGCTGAAAAAAGTTCTGATGTATAAACATAAGGAGGAGTGAAGAAAGCAAAAGGGCAAAAAAAGACTTAAACATGCTACAGTAGAGAAAAGACTAGGCCAGATACAGGCATAAAAGCCAGCACAATGCAGAGTGCATATGAAGCACAAATTCAACTCTAGATTGATCCCAAAAGGATAAGGAAATTATTCACACCACTTTCTGATCCCCAGCCCCCCCATGCACGGGCGGGCACCTGCCCCCtctgacccccccccccccccaaaaaaagaaaaggaaaataaaagaatttaaagaaaaaagaaaaagtgatacacagttaaataaaattgaacaaaCCTTTGTATGCGGCCAAAGTTGGTCAGGAGAAACATGCATTGTGCAACCCTCTTTACCTGATTCCCACTCAACAACAAAGCGAGCAAGAACACCTGAACCAAAACTAAACCACAAGCTCATTAGTCCCACTGCCTCGATTCTAAATGCCCTTCTCATCTGCTCTGACAACTTATCAGCTGTCTCAAGAGCACATTTGGCTCCAACTGGTGTTTTAACATCAGAGTTTGCACTGCACTCTTCTGGTTTCTCATCTGCTCTTACTCCAAGGAGTTTCCGCATGCCAAGGGCAAACATTCTTGCATTAGAGAGCCTTCGGATATCAGCCACCAACTTCTTTATACTGTCAGCCTCAACCGATTGATAACTCAGAACAACACCATCTGGATCATATCGAATATGTGAATCGATATCAGATGTATTGGCTATGCGAACGCCAGAACCCCATGGTGTACTACTGCTTCCTTTCTGAAGCTCCCATAAATCCCTGAAGTGCTGATCATTTATTTTGACGTCCCAATGCATGCTTCCGGGTCTGCCAAGCCGCAAGCAAATGTGTTGCCATGAGTCACCTCTAGCAAATGGAAGCCGGAACCAGATGTTGGAGGATGCATTTCTTAACCCCACCTCTTCAACATAAGGGATCTCTAGTGCCTCCATCTGGCTAGTCAGTCTGGCATGCTTGATACAGAGTGAACAGTGTCTGACCACTTGAAGCAGAGCTGAAACATAAATGCTGGAAGGCACATTGCCTTTATTTGCTTCAGCTATAAGATTCCCATAGCTATATCCTTCACTTTTAGCAACCATCTCTGTTGATAAAAGTGCCTGAGATGAAGGCTGTTGAGAATGAGTGGGCTCCGAGATTTTCCTTCTCTTATAAAATCCTGTATTTTCTTCGAGACCTTGAAGCGATGGAATTGAACTCAAAATATCTGAAACCATACGCTTTCGAGGATTTTTATCATGCTTGGAAACATCTTGACTAGGACTTTGACAAATTGCAGGTTCTGGCGTATGGGCTGAAACAAGGCCAATCTCTAGTCAAACATTGATATctaaacagtagaactgaaccgggagagagagagagagagacagacagagagagagaaaaaaaaaaggtatatatcCCAACTTAATGTAGATAAACACGGAGAAGGAATCTTACATACGGGAGTTGTAGTACATGAACTCGATCCAGCAACTCTGAAAGATCCAGTTAGAGGCCTGGTAGGTGAACTTCTAAGTCCATTAGGTTTTGCACCTGGCACAGGCATTCGAGGGCCAGCGGTTCGGGAAGGAGATAATAGTCGAACTGAGCGACTCCCATACACTGAATCCTTTGAAGTATCATTTAGCAATCTGAGCTGATCTTCATCCGTTGTGGCCTCAACCGAATGTGGAGATCTAAGTGAAGCCAAATCCTGCTCAGACTTTGAGGCTGATAGCTTTTTTAAAGTTGCACTCCTTCCTGCGACAGAAGAT comes from Castanea sativa cultivar Marrone di Chiusa Pesio chromosome 3, ASM4071231v1 and encodes:
- the LOC142629754 gene encoding LOW QUALITY PROTEIN: mediator of RNA polymerase II transcription subunit 14-like (The sequence of the model RefSeq protein was modified relative to this genomic sequence to represent the inferred CDS: inserted 1 base in 1 codon), with translation MGTELGQQTVEFSALVSRAAEDSFIALKELVEKEKEKSQSLLLSSSTSTSTSSSSSSSEASQQLDTERKINLLKYIVKTQQRMLRLNVLAKWCQQVPLIQYCQQLGSTLSSHDTCFTQAADSLFFMHEGLQQARAPVYDVPSAIEVLLTGTYERLPKCIENVGIQSTLTEDQQKPALKKLDTLVRSKLLEVSLPKEISEVKVSDGTALLRVDGEFKVLVTLGYRGHLSMWRILHLELLVGERSGLVKLEELRRHALGDDLERRMAAAENPFITLYTVLHELCVALVMDTVIRQVQALRQGRWKDAIRFELISDGSTGHGGSAGSTQLNPDGEADSSGLRTPGLKVLYWLDFDKNSGTSDSGSCPFIKIEPGPDLHIKCLHSTFVIDPLTGKEAEFSLDQSCIDVEKLLLRAICCNRYTRLLEIQKELGKNLQICRVVGDVVLQSHLEEPDIDYRKKDNKSGTRDYEGQEVLRVRAYGSSFFTLGINIRNGRFLLQSSRNILEPSVLTECEEALNQGSMTAAEVFISLRSKSTLHLFASIGRFLGLEVYEQGFAAVKVPKNIGNGSSMLLMGFPDCGSSYFLLMLLDKDFKPLFKLLETQQDPSGKAHSFNDLNNVMRIKNIDVGQMQMLEDEMNLSLLDLGKRHSFLPSAGGPNQTSELGLLSDIGLESSMQLAECPPSSFSSVVDEVFELEKGSSVPPFSVQNLSSSYNTSPASHFGSAPMNLHSIKAGTPSPKWEGGMQISQINNVAKVSSMATHYNGSLYSSGNLKGPVQSNSVGSLSSVAGRSATLKKLSASKSEQDLASLRSPHSVEATTDEDQLRLLNDTSKDSVYGSRSVRLLSPSRTAGPRMPVPGAKPNGLRSSPTRPLTGSFRVAGSSSCTTTPVSHTPEPAICQSPSQDVSKHDKNPRKRMVSDILSSIPSLQGLEENTGFYKRRKISEPTHSQQPSSQALLSTEMVAKSEGYSYGNLIAEANKGNVPSSIYVSALLQVVRHCSLCIKHARLTSQMEALEIPYVEEVGLRNASSNIWFRLPFARGDSWQHICLRLGRPGSMHWDVKINDQHFRDLWELQKGSSSTPWGSGVRIANTSDIDSHIRYDPDGVVLSYQSVEADSIKKLVADIRRLSNARMFALGMRKLLGVRADEKPEECSANSDVKTPVGAKCALETADKLSEQMRRAFRIEAVGLMSLWFSFGSGVLARFVVEWESGKEGCTMHVSPDQLWPHTKFLEDFINGAEVASLLDCIRLTTGPLHALSGATRPARAGPVPGVPGVAFPKQPGYITSPGLLPGSSTTNVSQATSVPPGNPTPSSATGPPNHSLHGAPMLNAAGRGGPGIVPSSLLPIDVSVVLRGPYWIRIIYRKHFAVDMRCFAGDQVWLQPATPXEGGSAAGGSLPCPQFRPFIMEHVAQELNCLDPNFASTQQMAGLANSNGQNPSTVAQLSAANGNRVNLPSSAAMSRAANQVAGINRVGNALGPSNLAVMGSGVALRRSPGTSVPAHLRGELNTAIIGLGDDGGYGGGWVPLVALKKVLRGILKYLGVLWLFAQLPNLLKEILGSILKDNEGALLNLDQEQPALRFFVGGYVFAVSVHRVQLLLQVLSVKRFHHHQQQQQQQQPNSAAAQEELTQSEISEICDYFSRRVASEPYDASRVASFITLLTLPISILREFLKLIAWKKGLAQVQGGDLAPAQKPRIELCLENHTGLSTEENSENSSVAKSNIHYDRPHNSVDFALTVVLDPAHIPHINAAGGAAWLPYCVSVRLRYSFGENQNVSFLGMEGSHGGRACWFRVDDWEKCRLRVARAVEVNGSSTADVSQGRLRIVADSVQRTLHSFLQGLRDGGGVTASSGST